In Dryobates pubescens isolate bDryPub1 chromosome 19, bDryPub1.pri, whole genome shotgun sequence, the following are encoded in one genomic region:
- the MATCAP1 gene encoding microtubule-associated tyrosine carboxypeptidase 1 isoform X1 has protein sequence MVQEPGRAAGEGRPESSAAPPLCSCPSPPAPPARCPRGSRRLSETGSGLRRSESASAGGRGRLRAAASLPHIARGRGAEEGGGAGRRSSPCLLVALRPRNVEAERERFFRASFAYDPQFEYAEPLPAAVLDKYGSASDRFVTQALRIIQAVLKKYGTYESFEVATGGRLLSKCQIWSIIRKYLQKEGCLGEVVVQLTDDLLSQAVMMVEDSRPTLAINLAGARQHWLEGMLRHEIGTHYIRGVNNTRQPWRSSEGRKQYRLKPANPTEEGLASLHSVLFRRQPFLWRAALLYITAERAGRLSFSALFRDLEQFVQDAAVRWEYCVRAKRGQTDTSRPGCFSKDQVYLDGILHILRHRQTIDFPLLAALGKVSYEDVNRLKEFGVLEKARIPHFMQDLQRYMKQLDHILATNGLDEEELEQLLPD, from the exons ATGGTGCAGGAgccggggcgggcggcgggcgAAGGAAGGCCGGAGTCCAGCGCCGCTCCGCCGCTCTGTTCCTGCCCGTCCCCACCGGCACCGCCGGCTCGCTGCCCGCGGGGATCTCGTCGCTTGTCCGAAACCGGTTCCGGGCTGCGGCGGAGCGAAAGCGCAAGCGCGGGGGGCCGGGGAAGGCTGCGGGCCGCCGCTTCCTTGCCTCACATCGCCCGGGGGCGGGGTGCGGAGGagggcggcggcgcggggcggcggagcagcccctgcctgcttgTGGCGCTGCGGCCCCGCAATGTGGAGGCGGAACGGGAGCGGTTCTTCCGCGCCAGCTTCGCCTACGACCCGCAGTTCGAATACGCGGAGCCGCTGCCTGCCGCTGTTCTGGACAAGTACGGGTCCGCCTCCGATCGCTTCGTGACTCAG GCCCTCAGGATCATTCAGGCTGTCCTGAAGAAGTATGGCACCTACGAGAGCTTCGAAGTGGCCACgggtgggaggctgctgagcaagTGCCAGATCTGGTCCATCATCCGCAAGTACCTGCAGAAGGAAGGCTGCTTGGGAGAG GTGGTGGTGCAGCTCACAGATGACCTCCTGTCCCAGGCAGTGATGATGGTTGAGGACAGTCGCCCAACGCTGGCCATCAACCTGGCTGGAGCCCGGCAGCACTGGCTGGAGGGGATGCTGCGCCATGAGATAG GCACTCACTACATCCGGGGGGTCAACAACACCCGGCAGCCCTGGCGCAGCTCGGAAGGCCGCAAGCAGTACCGGCTGAAGCCGGCGAACCCCACGGAGGAGGGCCTGGCGAGCCTGCACAGCGTCCTGTTCCGCAGGCAGCCGTTCCTGTGGCGCGCAGCGCTGCTGTACATCACGGCGGAGCGCGCCGGGCGCCTCTCCTTCTCCGCCCTCTTCCGCGACCTCGAGCAGTTCGTGCAGGACGCCGCCGTGCGCTGGGAGTACTGCGTGCGGGCCAAGCGCGGACAGACGGACACCTCCCGCCCAG GCTGTTTCAGCAAGGACCAGGTGTACCTGGATGGTATCCTGCACATCCTGCGTCATCGGCAGACCATCGACTTCCCGCTGCTGGCTGCGCTTGGAAAG GTCTCCTACGAAGATGTGAACCGGCTGAAGGAGTTTGGTGTGCTGGAGAAGGCCAGGATCCCCCACTTCATGCAGGACCTGCAGCGCTACATGAAGCAGCTGGACCACATCCTGGCCACCAACGGCCTCGacgaggaggagctggagcagctgctgcccgactga
- the MATCAP1 gene encoding microtubule-associated tyrosine carboxypeptidase 1 isoform X2, producing MVQEPGRAAGEGRPESSAAPPLCSCPSPPAPPARCPRGSRRLSETGSGLRRSESASAGGRGRLRAAASLPHIARGRGAEEGGGAGRRSSPCLLVALRPRNVEAERERFFRASFAYDPQFEYAEPLPAAVLDKYGSASDRFVTQALRIIQAVLKKYGTYESFEVATGGRLLSKCQIWSIIRKYLQKEGCLGEGQGDVAGAQRSPYGRQRAPSLRQRSPWPCWDNEARWQDVDLALQSTLSQPSLLCPGCGAPAVRMHHLQHSLEDLQRPGGQKLSQDPQALGCSIFKGAGKVLPPWDVFLIFFLLLEAPSPASPASQDSSLSTSATWGHRAGCQGCVPITICWPKRWEVVKSY from the exons ATGGTGCAGGAgccggggcgggcggcgggcgAAGGAAGGCCGGAGTCCAGCGCCGCTCCGCCGCTCTGTTCCTGCCCGTCCCCACCGGCACCGCCGGCTCGCTGCCCGCGGGGATCTCGTCGCTTGTCCGAAACCGGTTCCGGGCTGCGGCGGAGCGAAAGCGCAAGCGCGGGGGGCCGGGGAAGGCTGCGGGCCGCCGCTTCCTTGCCTCACATCGCCCGGGGGCGGGGTGCGGAGGagggcggcggcgcggggcggcggagcagcccctgcctgcttgTGGCGCTGCGGCCCCGCAATGTGGAGGCGGAACGGGAGCGGTTCTTCCGCGCCAGCTTCGCCTACGACCCGCAGTTCGAATACGCGGAGCCGCTGCCTGCCGCTGTTCTGGACAAGTACGGGTCCGCCTCCGATCGCTTCGTGACTCAG GCCCTCAGGATCATTCAGGCTGTCCTGAAGAAGTATGGCACCTACGAGAGCTTCGAAGTGGCCACgggtgggaggctgctgagcaagTGCCAGATCTGGTCCATCATCCGCAAGTACCTGCAGAAGGAAGGCTGCTTGGGAGAG GGCCAAGGTGATGTTGCTGGAGCTCAGAGGTCTCCTTATGGACGTCAGCGAGCTCCAAGCCTGAGGCAGAGGagtccctggccctgctg GGATAATGAAGCAAGGTGGCAAGATGTGGACCTAGCCTTGCAAAGCACCCTCAGCCAACCAAGCCTCCTGTGTCCTGGTTGTGGAGCTCCAGCTGTCAGAATGCATCATCTCCAGCATTCCCTGGAAGATCTGCAAAGACCTGGGGGCCAGAAGCTGTCACAGGACCCACAGGCTCTGGGTTGCAGCATCTTCAAGGGAGCAGGAAAAGTGCTGCCACCATGGGATGTGTTCCtcatcttctttcttctgcttgaggctccatcccctgcctctcctgcatCCCAGGATTCCAGCCTGTCCACCAGTGCCACTTGGGGTCACCGTGCTGGGTGTCAGGGCTGTGTCCCCATCACAATTTGCTGGCCAAAGAGATGGGAAGTGGTGAAATCATACTAA
- the LCAT gene encoding phosphatidylcholine-sterol acyltransferase codes for MGSSGARLVLLTLSLLLQPTAQFWLFNVLFPPTTTPEAPPTNSTPPVVLVPGCLGNQLEAKLDKPDVVNWMCYRKTEDYFTIWLNLNTFLPVGVDCWIDNTRVVYNRTSRKMTNAPGVHIRVPGFGKTYSVEYLDQSKLAGYLHTLVQNLVNNGYVRDQTVRAAPYDWRVGPQEQPEYFQKLKALIEEMHNEYQRRVFLIAHSMGNLNVLYFLLQQPQAWKDHHIGGFISLGAPWGGAVKPLRVLASGDNQGIPLMSNIKLREEQRMTTTSPWMFPTSLAWPETHVFISTPSYNYTYQDYRRFFTDVNLEDGWFMWEDMKDLLKGLPPPGVDTYCLYGTGHPTVETYIYDDRFPYEDPVDMIYGDGDNTVSRRSLELCKRWRGQQEQKVHVQELRGVDHLNMVFSNLTLSSINDILLGSSQELGQPVQVKPSLEAGKGGKMPPGLKVPKEPKKN; via the exons atgggcagcagcGGTGCCAGGCTTGTGCTGCTGACGCTGtcgctgctcctgcagcccacgGCCCAGTTCTGGCTTTTCAACGTCCTCTTTCcgcccaccaccaccccagaaGCTCCCCCCACCAACAGCACGCCACCCGTGGTACTCG TGCCTGGGTGCCTCGGGAACCAGCTGGAAGCCAAGCTGGACAAGCCAGATGTGGTGAACTGGATGTGCTACCGCAAAACAGAGGACTATTTCACCATCTGGCTCAACCTCAACACCTTCCTGCCAGTGGGAGTGGACTGCTGGATCGATAACACCAG ggtGGTGTACAACAGAACCTCTAGGAAGATGACCAATGCCCCAGGGGTGCACATCCGCGTGCCTGGCTTCGGGAAGACCTACTCTGTGGAATACCTGGATCAGAGCAAGCTGGCag GTTACCTGCACACCCTGGTGCAGAACCTGGTGAACAACGGCTACGTGAGGGACCAGACGGTGCGGGCAGCCCCCTACGACTGGAGGGTTGGGCCCC aggagcagcctgagtaCTTCCAGAAGCTGAAGGCCCTGATTGAGGAGATGCACAACGAGTACCAGCGCCGCGTCTTCCTCATcgcacacagcatgggcaacTTGAACGTCCTCtacttcctgctgcagcagccccaggcttggAAAGATCACCACATTGGAGGCTTCATCTCCCTGGGtgctccctggggaggagcCGTCAAGCCCCTGCGTGTTCTGGCATCAG GGGACAACCAGGGCATCCCACTCATGTCCAACATCAAGCTGCGTGAAGAGCAACGCATGACCACTACCAGCCCCTGGATGTTCCCAAcaagcctggcctggcctgagACCCATGTCTTCATCTCCACACCCTCCTACAACTACACTTACCAGGACTACCGGCGCTTCTTCACCGACGTCAACCTGGAGGACGGTTGGTTCATGTGGGAGGACATGAAGGACTTGCTGAAGGGCTTGCCCCCTCCTGGGGTGGACACATATTGCCTCTATGGCACAGGCCACCCCACTGTGGAGACTTACATCTATGATGACCGCTTCCCATACGAGGACCCTGTGGACATGATCTATGGCGACGGGGACAACACTGTCAGCAGGcgcagcctggagctgtgcaagcGCtggcgtgggcagcaggagcagaaggtgCACGTCCAGGAGCTGCGAGGCGTCGATCACCTTAACATGGTCTTCAGCAACCTGACGCTCAGTTCCATCAATGACATCCTGCTGGGGAGCtctcaggagctggggcagccagTGCAGGTGAAACCCAGCCTGGAggcagggaaaggggggaagatGCCACCCGGGCTGAAGGTTCCTAAGGAGCCCAAGAAGAACTGA